The following are encoded in a window of Bradyrhizobium sp. WBOS07 genomic DNA:
- the pal gene encoding peptidoglycan-associated lipoprotein Pal, which yields MKHPMRILQGLKLVAVLAVALSMGACANKNAATDAMANAATPGSQQDFVVNVGDRVFFESDQTDLTPQAIVTLEKQAQWLQTYPRYSFTVEGHADERGTREYNIALGARRAQSVRSFLASRGIDPNRMRTISYGKERPVAVCNDISCWSQNRRAVTVLNASS from the coding sequence ATGAAACATCCTATGCGTATCCTCCAGGGATTGAAGCTGGTCGCGGTGCTCGCCGTCGCGCTGTCGATGGGCGCCTGCGCCAACAAGAATGCCGCGACGGATGCGATGGCCAATGCGGCGACGCCCGGCAGCCAGCAGGATTTCGTCGTTAACGTCGGCGACCGCGTGTTCTTCGAAAGCGACCAGACCGATCTGACGCCGCAGGCGATCGTGACCCTGGAGAAGCAGGCGCAGTGGCTCCAGACCTATCCGCGCTACAGCTTCACCGTCGAAGGTCATGCCGACGAGCGTGGCACCCGCGAATACAACATCGCGCTCGGCGCCCGCCGTGCCCAGTCGGTGCGTTCGTTCCTCGCCTCGCGCGGCATCGATCCGAACCGCATGCGCACGATCTCCTACGGCAAGGAGCGGCCGGTCGCCGTCTGTAACGACATCTCGTGCTGGTCGCAGAACCGTCGCGCCGTCACCGTGCTGAACGCGAGCTCCTGA
- a CDS encoding bifunctional diguanylate cyclase/phosphodiesterase yields MQFASQSGEPEPASPRISAALIDSLFETPAPLLTGLVFGVVAAAATALKTGEPLIWACVALLILAGAIRAFDLRRYQMRKSTLTTDEAARWKNRHQIGAMIQAAAVGIWSTTTLLVSDDAVAHMISLSTTTGFVAGGAGRAYGRQWIYQLQATLCFGSTVVALAWRGTPYYIVMSVLCAAFLVAVIQISANLHRIFMRALVAREREAALAGQFDSALNNMPHGLCMFRVDGQLAVMNHRFSEMMNLPDDLVQRGPNASEIIAACVSGGSISAENGNLILREIEDGRVRELLTSDPDIARGRALSWTFQPMADGGTVMLIEDITERKNAEARITHLARYDELTALPNRVSFHDEIERLLANSHHAERLSALLFVDLDQFKQVNDTLGHPCGDQLLCAVANRLREMLRPDDFVARFGGDEFVVFQQNISSPEDAASLARRIVERLSERYRIDNHLVEIGASVGIALTSPDGSASADTLLKNADMALYRAKADGRGTFCFFRDEMAATVEARRILELDLRKALANEEFELFYQPLVNLKTGKITTCEALLRWNHPVRGTVSPVDIIPVAEDMGLIVDLGRWILRRACMECMKWPDGVSVAVNFSPQQFHQRDVLSEIRYALEVSGLPTHRLEIEITESSLLRNTQLTHDILSQLHALGVRISLDDFGTGYSSLSYLHNFPMQKVKIDRSFLEGIDTDRPLTLLRGVARLAADLGMSVVVEGIETNEQLELISADGTITEGQGYLFSRPVPAIRVRQLLNASHGRRSPDDQLTIASRSIA; encoded by the coding sequence ATGCAGTTCGCAAGCCAGAGCGGAGAACCTGAGCCAGCGTCGCCGAGGATTTCGGCCGCGCTGATCGATTCGCTGTTCGAAACGCCAGCTCCCTTGCTGACGGGGCTTGTCTTCGGCGTCGTTGCGGCGGCCGCGACCGCGCTGAAGACGGGAGAACCTTTGATCTGGGCGTGTGTGGCGCTCCTGATCCTCGCCGGCGCTATCCGGGCGTTCGACTTGCGGCGGTACCAGATGCGCAAGTCGACGCTGACCACCGACGAAGCGGCGCGATGGAAGAACCGGCATCAGATCGGGGCGATGATCCAGGCCGCCGCCGTCGGCATCTGGAGCACCACCACGCTGTTGGTCAGCGACGATGCCGTCGCCCATATGATCTCTCTCTCCACGACCACGGGCTTCGTGGCGGGTGGTGCAGGCCGGGCGTACGGACGGCAATGGATATACCAGCTGCAGGCTACGCTTTGCTTCGGTTCGACGGTGGTCGCGCTGGCGTGGCGTGGCACGCCCTATTACATCGTCATGTCGGTCCTGTGCGCCGCGTTTCTGGTGGCCGTCATACAAATCTCGGCCAATCTGCACAGGATATTCATGCGGGCGCTCGTGGCGCGCGAACGCGAAGCGGCCCTGGCGGGCCAGTTCGACAGCGCGTTGAACAACATGCCCCATGGCCTGTGCATGTTCCGTGTCGACGGTCAGCTTGCGGTGATGAATCATCGTTTCAGCGAAATGATGAATTTGCCCGACGATCTCGTCCAGCGCGGCCCCAATGCGTCTGAAATCATCGCGGCTTGCGTCAGCGGCGGCTCCATCTCGGCCGAGAACGGCAACCTGATCCTCCGGGAGATCGAGGACGGACGGGTCCGCGAGCTCCTGACCTCGGATCCGGATATCGCGCGTGGGCGCGCGCTGTCGTGGACCTTCCAGCCAATGGCCGATGGCGGCACGGTCATGCTGATCGAGGACATCACCGAGCGTAAGAACGCCGAGGCGAGGATCACCCATCTTGCCCGCTACGACGAGCTCACGGCCTTGCCCAACCGGGTCAGCTTCCACGACGAGATCGAGCGGCTGCTGGCGAATTCGCATCATGCCGAGCGCCTCTCCGCACTTCTGTTCGTCGACCTCGACCAGTTCAAGCAGGTCAACGACACGCTTGGCCATCCCTGCGGCGACCAGCTGTTGTGCGCGGTTGCCAATCGCCTGCGCGAGATGCTGCGGCCCGACGATTTCGTCGCCCGCTTCGGCGGCGACGAATTCGTCGTGTTCCAGCAGAACATCTCTTCGCCGGAGGACGCCGCCAGCCTCGCCCGCCGCATCGTCGAGCGCCTCAGCGAGCGCTATCGCATCGACAATCACCTCGTCGAGATCGGCGCCAGCGTCGGCATTGCGCTGACCTCGCCGGACGGCAGCGCCAGCGCCGACACGCTGCTCAAGAACGCCGACATGGCGCTGTACCGGGCCAAGGCCGACGGCCGCGGCACCTTCTGCTTCTTCCGCGACGAGATGGCGGCGACCGTCGAGGCCCGCCGCATCCTGGAGCTGGACTTGCGCAAGGCGCTCGCCAACGAGGAATTCGAGCTGTTCTATCAGCCGCTGGTCAACCTCAAGACCGGCAAGATCACCACCTGCGAGGCGCTGCTGCGCTGGAACCATCCGGTGCGCGGCACGGTCTCGCCGGTCGACATCATCCCGGTCGCCGAGGACATGGGCCTGATCGTCGATCTCGGCCGCTGGATTCTACGGCGGGCCTGCATGGAGTGCATGAAGTGGCCGGACGGCGTTAGCGTCGCGGTCAACTTCTCGCCTCAGCAATTCCACCAGCGCGACGTGCTAAGCGAGATCCGCTATGCGCTTGAAGTCTCGGGCCTGCCGACGCATCGGCTGGAGATCGAGATCACCGAGTCCTCGCTGCTGCGCAACACCCAGCTCACGCACGACATCCTCTCGCAGCTTCATGCGCTCGGCGTGCGCATCTCGCTCGACGATTTCGGCACCGGCTATTCCAGCCTGAGCTATCTGCACAATTTCCCGATGCAGAAGGTGAAGATCGACCGCTCCTTCCTCGAAGGCATCGATACCGATCGGCCCCTGACGCTGTTGCGCGGGGTGGCGCGGCTGGCCGCCGATCTCGGCATGTCGGTGGTGGTCGAAGGCATCGAGACCAACGAGCAGCTCGAGCTGATCAGCGCCGACGGCACCATCACCGAAGGGCAGGGCTATCTTTTCAGCCGGCCGGTGCCCGCCATTCGGGTTCGGCAATTGCTGAATGCCTCGCACGGCCGCCGCTCGCCCGACGATCAGCTGACCATCGCCTCGCGATCGATCGCCTGA